From a region of the Pseudanabaena sp. ABRG5-3 genome:
- a CDS encoding glutathione binding-like protein, whose amino-acid sequence MIELYYWPTPNGHKITIFLEEAELEYEIYPIDIRVGDQFKPEFLNISPNNRMPAIIDRHPSDFGDAISVFESGAILQYLAEKTGKFLPTDLRDRINVMQWLFWQTGGLGPMAGQNHHFSQYAPEKIPYAIDRYVKETNRLYGVLNHQLEGKDYITGEYSIADMASYPWVLLHKHQQQNIEDFPNLQAWLQRISDRPAVIRAYECAKPFANQPTITEESKKILFGQTAAR is encoded by the coding sequence ATGATTGAACTCTACTATTGGCCGACTCCCAACGGGCATAAGATTACGATCTTCTTGGAAGAAGCAGAATTAGAGTATGAGATTTATCCCATTGACATTCGTGTTGGCGACCAGTTCAAACCTGAATTCCTGAATATTTCGCCGAACAATCGGATGCCTGCGATCATCGATCGCCATCCATCGGATTTTGGAGATGCCATATCTGTATTTGAGTCGGGAGCGATTTTGCAGTATCTCGCCGAGAAAACAGGAAAATTTTTGCCTACAGATTTGCGCGATCGCATCAATGTCATGCAATGGCTATTCTGGCAAACGGGCGGTTTAGGTCCAATGGCAGGACAAAACCATCATTTCTCGCAATATGCACCCGAAAAAATTCCCTATGCGATCGATCGCTATGTCAAGGAAACCAATCGTCTCTACGGAGTCCTCAATCATCAACTCGAAGGAAAAGACTACATCACTGGTGAATACTCGATCGCTGATATGGCTTCCTACCCTTGGGTATTACTGCACAAGCATCAACAACAAAATATCGAAGACTTCCCCAATCTTCAGGCTTGGCTGCAACGCATTAGCGATCGCCCTGCGGTGATTCGCGCCTACGAATGCGCTAAACCCTTTGCCAATCAACCAACGATTACCGAAGAAAGTAAGAAAATCCTCTTTGGACAGACTGCGGCAAGATAG
- a CDS encoding diflavin flavoprotein, whose translation MTTTKPRDVQVIYIADETYALRSRSWNRLRFEIEYALEKGTTANSFLIQGNLQALIDPPGGTFTEIYLDELRKRINILDISYVVLGHVNQNRIETLKALLAINNRLTFVCTNPGAIALRQSLEETYGDKLKIQVVRGEEVLDLGKGHILKFIPTSTPRYPDELCTYDTKTQILYTDKFFAAHVCGDQVFDEGWSQLLGDRRYYFDSTMANQVRQVETALDKLTDIPVSFYAPGHGPMLRYGLHELVNLYRQWSENQKQQNISVALLFASAYGNTTTIANALARGITKAGVAVELINCESAEPEEIKAAIEKSSGFLIGSPTLGGHLPTQVQTALGIVLSTATKSYQAGVFGSYGWSGEAVDIIAGKLKDAGYTLAFEPIRIKFTPTEATLQVCEETGTDFAQALKRAKKVRTTLNPGSTVEQAVGRIVGSLCVLTVKRGEISTAMLASWVSQATFNPPGITVAVAKDRAIESYMYEGDRFVLNILEQGKQLRKHFMKKFAPGEDRFADVQVEPTEGGLILPDGLAYLECRVAQRMECGDHWLIYAIVENGKLLQSNGLTAIHHRKTASNY comes from the coding sequence GTGACTACAACTAAACCCCGCGATGTACAGGTAATTTACATTGCTGATGAAACCTATGCCCTGCGATCGCGCAGTTGGAATCGCCTACGATTTGAAATCGAATATGCACTGGAAAAAGGAACTACAGCTAACTCCTTCTTAATTCAAGGAAATTTACAAGCGCTAATCGATCCCCCCGGAGGCACATTTACGGAAATTTATCTGGATGAGTTGCGAAAGCGAATTAATATTCTCGATATCAGTTATGTAGTTCTTGGTCACGTTAACCAAAACCGCATCGAAACCCTTAAGGCTTTATTAGCAATTAATAACCGCCTCACCTTTGTCTGTACGAATCCAGGGGCGATCGCCTTGCGCCAGAGTCTAGAGGAAACCTACGGGGACAAACTCAAAATTCAAGTTGTGCGCGGTGAAGAAGTCCTCGATCTTGGGAAAGGGCATATTCTCAAATTTATCCCCACCTCCACACCACGCTATCCTGACGAGCTTTGCACCTACGATACCAAAACGCAGATTTTATATACTGACAAGTTTTTTGCGGCTCATGTCTGTGGCGATCAGGTCTTTGATGAAGGTTGGAGTCAACTCTTAGGCGATCGTCGCTATTACTTTGATAGCACGATGGCAAACCAAGTCCGTCAGGTGGAAACTGCCCTCGATAAGCTCACTGATATACCTGTTAGTTTTTATGCTCCCGGTCATGGACCCATGCTGCGTTACGGATTGCATGAGTTGGTCAATCTCTATCGTCAATGGAGTGAAAATCAAAAGCAACAAAATATTTCCGTAGCACTGCTCTTTGCCTCCGCCTATGGCAACACTACGACGATCGCTAATGCTTTAGCAAGGGGAATTACTAAGGCAGGGGTTGCCGTTGAGTTGATTAACTGCGAAAGTGCGGAACCAGAGGAAATTAAGGCGGCGATCGAAAAATCATCAGGTTTCTTGATTGGTTCACCGACCTTAGGTGGACATTTGCCTACCCAAGTCCAAACCGCCCTCGGCATCGTTCTATCGACAGCCACTAAAAGCTATCAAGCAGGAGTGTTTGGTTCCTATGGCTGGAGTGGTGAAGCCGTAGATATTATTGCTGGCAAACTTAAGGACGCAGGCTATACCCTTGCTTTTGAGCCAATTCGGATCAAGTTCACCCCTACCGAAGCTACTTTACAAGTTTGTGAAGAAACAGGTACGGATTTTGCCCAAGCCCTAAAACGCGCCAAAAAAGTTCGCACTACCCTAAACCCTGGAAGTACCGTTGAGCAAGCGGTTGGTCGTATTGTCGGTTCCCTCTGTGTATTGACCGTCAAACGTGGGGAAATTTCCACGGCAATGCTTGCCTCATGGGTATCTCAGGCAACCTTTAATCCTCCCGGAATTACCGTTGCTGTGGCGAAGGATCGGGCGATCGAGTCCTATATGTACGAAGGCGATCGCTTTGTTTTGAATATCCTTGAACAGGGTAAACAACTGCGTAAGCACTTCATGAAAAAATTTGCCCCCGGAGAAGATCGGTTTGCGGATGTGCAAGTGGAACCAACGGAAGGTGGTCTGATTCTGCCCGATGGCTTGGCATATTTGGAATGCCGTGTTGCTCAAAGAATGGAATGTGGCGATCACTGGCTAATTTATGCGATCGTCGAAAATGGCAAGCTGTTGCAATCTAACGGCTTAACTGCGATCCATCACCGAAAAACTGCTAGTAACTACTAG
- a CDS encoding putative quinol monooxygenase, with translation MSTQDTGCSIAPYFKIPEGKLEEFKAICDRFTAQTKTEPKCLYYGFSFYENIAHCREAYVDAEALLFHLQNVNSILQEALQVAELFRLEIHGCEAELAKLREPLAPFNAQFFVLEYGFRN, from the coding sequence ATGTCAACTCAAGATACAGGCTGCTCTATTGCACCCTATTTCAAGATTCCTGAAGGTAAGCTCGAAGAGTTTAAGGCAATCTGCGATCGCTTTACGGCTCAGACTAAAACCGAACCCAAATGTCTGTATTACGGTTTTAGCTTTTATGAAAATATTGCCCATTGCCGTGAAGCCTATGTAGATGCTGAGGCTCTATTGTTTCATCTGCAAAATGTCAATAGTATTTTGCAGGAAGCCCTTCAAGTTGCCGAGCTTTTTCGCTTAGAAATTCATGGATGTGAAGCGGAGCTGGCGAAACTCCGAGAACCATTAGCACCTTTCAATGCTCAGTTTTTTGTCCTCGAATATGGATTTCGCAACTAA
- a CDS encoding zinc metallopeptidase, with protein sequence MLFHSSYLILIPGMILMFWAQQRVKATYEKYADIRSSLGMTGAQVAQTILQRMGIYDVTVEPVAGELTDHYDPSAKAVRLSESVYASSSLAAAAIAAHECGHVLQDVRGYQFMNIRASLVPVANIGANFGPLLVMAGLFFTSLGSLSTVFINIGIALFAGAILFHIVTLPVEFDASSRALRLIDELGILQGNENLGARKVLNAAAWTYVATAIYAALQLVQLLLIRGDR encoded by the coding sequence ATGTTGTTTCACTCATCCTATTTGATCTTGATCCCTGGAATGATCTTGATGTTTTGGGCGCAACAGCGTGTCAAGGCAACCTACGAAAAATACGCAGATATCCGCTCTAGTCTGGGCATGACAGGCGCACAAGTTGCCCAAACAATCCTGCAACGTATGGGAATCTATGATGTTACGGTTGAGCCAGTTGCAGGTGAACTCACGGATCACTACGATCCCTCAGCCAAAGCTGTGCGTTTATCCGAGTCGGTATATGCTTCATCGTCCCTAGCTGCGGCGGCGATCGCTGCCCATGAATGCGGACATGTGTTGCAAGATGTACGCGGTTATCAATTTATGAATATCCGTGCATCCCTAGTACCAGTGGCAAATATTGGGGCAAACTTTGGACCTTTGCTCGTCATGGCAGGACTGTTTTTCACTTCTCTCGGAAGTTTGAGTACAGTTTTCATTAATATTGGTATTGCTTTATTTGCAGGGGCAATTCTGTTTCATATTGTCACCTTACCCGTTGAGTTTGATGCCTCTAGTCGTGCTTTAAGACTAATTGATGAGTTAGGCATCCTCCAAGGTAATGAAAATCTTGGCGCTCGTAAGGTGTTAAATGCGGCGGCTTGGACCTATGTTGCTACAGCAATTTATGCGGCTCTACAACTTGTCCAACTGCTCTTAATTCGAGGCGATCGCTAA
- a CDS encoding DUF5615 family PIN-like protein: protein MKLLFDENLSPKLPRILSVDFPESMHVRDCGLKGFPDEDVWEYARNNGFTIVSKDSDFYQRSLLYGHPPKLVWLRIGNCNRDILVALITKYKEQIYLLDSNPSESILVILS from the coding sequence ATGAAGTTGCTGTTTGATGAGAATTTATCTCCAAAGTTGCCGCGTATACTATCTGTAGACTTCCCAGAGAGTATGCACGTTCGTGATTGTGGATTGAAGGGATTTCCTGATGAGGATGTTTGGGAATATGCTCGAAATAATGGATTTACAATAGTTTCCAAGGATTCAGATTTTTATCAACGGAGTTTGCTTTATGGTCATCCGCCGAAGCTTGTCTGGTTGAGAATTGGCAATTGCAATCGTGATATTCTCGTAGCACTAATAACTAAATATAAGGAACAAATTTATTTGCTAGACAGCAATCCATCTGAGTCAATATTAGTAATTTTAAGTTGA
- a CDS encoding PLP-dependent aminotransferase family protein yields MRIPLNRSAQEPIYLQIRDRISHLITSGALQAGEQLPSIRALAESVQVNKLTVIEAYSVLEADGLVSAKQGAGYFVNNAMLSPERSSTLETDQEVVIPSKWGESFFDQYMDSLQAQLHPDVIDFTSGFPRPSGLEDLAKIARRAMTQVADVLFSYDFPQGQFTLRKQVAQMLAWKLGLEASADNLIITNGSKQALSLAFQYYLRAGDWVIVECPTYHGAIAILEKMGIKVIGIPMQNDGMNLELLHQYLRSHQPKLIYTVSTLHNPTGITTSQSHRRELISLAEKYNCPILEDNAYEGLNFEPAPAPLKVLDRNDLVTYIGTFSKSLMPGLRVGYMVSTGKHYQALVELKLLHDLHVSTVTQAIASEYIASGHYRRHLNHLRTINHQRHDRMLQAMEQHFPSSVRWTVPNGGLFIWVQLPNHTPMQIVGQEAATQQVLIGRGKLFFPDGQGYPAFRLNFSQSLEDIDRGIAILGNILKQHLV; encoded by the coding sequence ATGAGAATTCCCTTAAATCGCTCTGCCCAAGAGCCAATCTATCTCCAAATCCGCGATCGCATTAGTCATTTGATTACATCGGGAGCGCTGCAAGCAGGAGAGCAACTACCATCGATTCGTGCTCTTGCCGAAAGTGTACAGGTAAATAAGTTGACTGTCATCGAAGCATATAGTGTTCTTGAAGCCGATGGTCTGGTGTCTGCAAAGCAAGGCGCAGGCTACTTTGTGAATAATGCGATGCTTTCTCCTGAGCGTAGCTCCACCCTTGAAACCGATCAAGAGGTCGTAATTCCCAGTAAGTGGGGTGAATCATTTTTCGATCAGTACATGGATTCTCTGCAAGCGCAGCTACATCCCGATGTGATTGACTTTACCTCAGGATTTCCTCGCCCATCGGGATTAGAAGATCTGGCTAAAATTGCCCGTAGAGCGATGACTCAGGTAGCTGATGTGCTGTTTAGCTATGACTTTCCCCAAGGACAGTTTACCCTTCGCAAGCAGGTAGCGCAGATGCTCGCATGGAAATTGGGACTGGAAGCATCGGCAGATAATTTGATTATTACTAATGGCTCTAAACAGGCTCTATCTTTAGCATTTCAGTACTATCTCCGCGCAGGGGATTGGGTAATTGTGGAATGTCCGACCTATCATGGCGCGATCGCGATTTTAGAAAAGATGGGCATCAAGGTGATCGGTATTCCTATGCAGAATGATGGTATGAATTTGGAACTGCTCCATCAATATCTGCGTAGTCATCAACCCAAGCTGATCTATACCGTCAGCACCCTGCACAACCCTACAGGAATTACGACATCACAATCCCATCGTCGCGAGTTAATCTCCCTAGCGGAGAAATATAACTGCCCAATTTTGGAAGACAATGCCTATGAAGGATTGAACTTTGAACCAGCCCCCGCACCTCTCAAGGTTCTAGATCGCAATGATTTAGTCACCTATATTGGTACATTCTCCAAATCGCTGATGCCCGGACTGAGAGTTGGCTATATGGTATCGACTGGTAAGCATTATCAAGCCCTAGTGGAACTAAAACTGCTCCATGATTTGCATGTCTCCACCGTGACTCAAGCGATCGCTAGTGAGTATATTGCCTCTGGACATTATCGCCGCCATCTCAATCACCTGCGTACCATCAATCATCAAAGGCATGATCGAATGCTGCAAGCAATGGAACAACATTTTCCTAGTTCTGTCCGATGGACAGTTCCCAATGGTGGGCTATTTATCTGGGTACAACTTCCCAATCACACGCCGATGCAAATTGTCGGACAGGAAGCCGCCACGCAACAGGTACTTATTGGTCGAGGTAAGCTGTTCTTCCCTGATGGGCAAGGATATCCCGCATTTCGCCTCAATTTCTCCCAATCCCTAGAAGATATTGATCGCGGCATTGCCATATTAGGCAATATTCTCAAACAACATCTGGTATAG
- a CDS encoding Shedu immune nuclease family protein, producing the protein MIAASFQCERKCKDCGKNFYIYDVAEDGKGMKVLEGDRVLASAGAISISLDRAISASRFSRHGISWYAQMLYYMHQAQQPEEVKHMLSKFEEEAISILKMSPLLHDLDLGKYEDGPKIVEIVTSTPNTREHFAYEMLMGSICSKTCIDENNAEDAVFAMSRLMNARSMLIFKDTFETFVWSGYLVGDLKSLLIIWQENKHNADEKFWEDIFRSNQLVLSQVFSFPVTIFQKQAYVGGKGINNRGGSVTDFLMQNPVSENILLIEIKTPESRLLGSSYRETVYSIHNDLTGSIIQVSTQRDSLIKDYTALFYKEIVNNRKGFQALHPHCLVIAGNLDKEIGDDSIKRNSFELFRNGLKDVQVITYDELFYKIEVLLRLFESY; encoded by the coding sequence ATGATTGCAGCTTCTTTCCAATGCGAAAGAAAATGCAAAGATTGCGGCAAAAATTTTTATATTTATGATGTAGCAGAGGATGGGAAAGGGATGAAAGTCCTTGAAGGAGATAGAGTCTTAGCCTCTGCTGGCGCGATTAGTATATCGCTTGACAGGGCAATATCTGCTAGTCGTTTTTCTAGACACGGCATTTCTTGGTATGCACAGATGCTTTATTACATGCATCAAGCTCAACAACCTGAAGAAGTTAAGCATATGCTTTCCAAATTTGAAGAAGAGGCAATTTCTATTCTTAAAATGAGTCCTCTTTTACACGATTTAGATCTTGGCAAATATGAAGATGGACCAAAAATTGTTGAGATAGTCACATCAACTCCAAATACTCGTGAACATTTTGCTTACGAAATGTTAATGGGGTCTATATGTAGCAAAACCTGCATTGACGAGAATAATGCAGAGGATGCGGTTTTTGCAATGAGTCGCTTAATGAATGCAAGATCCATGCTTATTTTTAAAGACACTTTTGAAACATTTGTCTGGAGTGGTTATTTAGTTGGAGACTTGAAGAGCTTACTGATAATCTGGCAAGAGAATAAGCATAACGCTGACGAAAAGTTTTGGGAAGACATTTTTCGTAGCAATCAATTAGTTCTGTCACAAGTCTTTTCATTCCCTGTAACTATTTTCCAAAAGCAAGCTTATGTTGGAGGTAAAGGAATAAATAATAGGGGTGGAAGTGTTACTGACTTTTTGATGCAAAATCCAGTGAGCGAAAATATTTTACTCATAGAAATTAAGACTCCAGAAAGTCGGCTCTTAGGTAGCTCTTATAGAGAGACTGTCTATAGTATTCATAATGATTTGACTGGATCTATCATTCAAGTCTCAACACAAAGAGATTCTTTAATAAAAGACTATACTGCACTCTTTTACAAAGAAATAGTTAATAATCGGAAAGGATTTCAAGCCTTACATCCACATTGTCTGGTAATTGCTGGCAATCTTGACAAAGAAATTGGAGATGATTCTATTAAAAGAAACTCCTTTGAACTCTTTCGTAATGGATTAAAAGATGTTCAAGTAATCACATATGATGAACTTTTTTATAAAATTGAAGTCTTACTGAGACTTTTTGAAAGCTATTGA
- the ppsA gene encoding phosphoenolpyruvate synthase, with translation MTSSTFASETSRNVPKEQALVLWFEEVGIGDIPLVGGKNASLGEMIRQLQPKGVNVPNGFATTAYAFRHFIEKAGLEAKLRELFADLDIEDMNNLRDRGRQARALVLSTPFPDDLQMAIAMSYRKLSSLYGSEEDSDVAVRSSATAEDLPDASFAGQQETYLNVYGANEVVDACHRCFASLFTDRAISYRTINGFDHFDIALSVGVQKMVRSDLASSGVMFSIDTETGFKNAALITAAYGLGENVVQGAVNPDEYFVFKPTLKQGFRPILEKRLGTKEIKMVYDIGGGKLTKNIPVPVSERVKFAITDDEILKLAEWACIIEDHYSEVRGKLSPMDIEWAKDGRTGELFIVQARPETVQSQKSGNILRNYKLKGSSDVLITGRAVGEMIGQGKANVILEVHNIEDFQAGQVLVTNKTDPDWEPIMKKASAIVTNQGGRTCHAAIIAREMGIPAIVGCGNATGVLKTGQEVTISCAEGEEGKVYEGLVPFEVVETSLDNLPKLSTKILMNVGNPEEAFGLSSIPCDGVGLARMEFIIANHIKAHPLALMNFDTLEDKAAKWEISQLTARYENKADFFVDKLAQGIGTIAAAFYPKPVVVRMSDFKSNEYANLLGGRAFEPTEENPMIGWRGASRYYDPKYREAYGLECQALKRVRDDMGLTNVIPMIPFCRTPEEGRKVLVEMEKHGLKRGENGLEVYVMCEIPSNVILADEFSQVFDGFSIGSNDLTQLTLGLDRDSSLVAHIFDERNEAVKSMVRTVIQKAKANHRKIGICGQAPSDYPEFAKFLVEQGIDSISLNPDSVLKTMLELAKM, from the coding sequence ATGACTAGCTCGACTTTTGCCTCAGAAACATCTAGAAATGTTCCCAAAGAACAAGCATTAGTCCTTTGGTTTGAAGAAGTAGGAATTGGCGATATTCCGCTTGTGGGTGGGAAAAATGCTTCGTTAGGGGAAATGATTCGCCAACTTCAACCTAAAGGCGTAAATGTTCCCAATGGATTTGCGACCACTGCCTATGCTTTTCGTCATTTCATTGAGAAAGCTGGACTCGAAGCAAAACTGCGTGAACTCTTTGCCGATCTTGACATTGAGGACATGAATAACCTGCGCGATCGCGGTCGTCAGGCGCGTGCATTAGTTCTCAGTACTCCATTCCCCGACGATCTGCAAATGGCGATCGCCATGTCTTACAGGAAACTCAGTAGTCTCTATGGTTCCGAAGAGGACTCCGATGTAGCAGTCCGCTCCAGTGCCACAGCCGAAGACCTGCCCGATGCCAGTTTCGCAGGACAACAGGAAACCTACCTGAATGTCTATGGTGCAAACGAAGTTGTCGATGCTTGCCATCGCTGCTTTGCCTCACTATTTACCGATCGCGCTATTTCTTACCGCACAATCAACGGCTTTGATCATTTCGATATTGCCCTCTCCGTCGGCGTGCAGAAGATGGTACGTTCCGATCTCGCCTCCTCTGGGGTGATGTTCTCCATCGATACCGAAACAGGCTTTAAAAACGCAGCATTAATCACCGCCGCCTATGGCTTAGGTGAAAACGTGGTGCAGGGTGCAGTCAATCCCGATGAGTATTTCGTTTTCAAACCTACTCTCAAACAAGGCTTCCGTCCCATTCTCGAAAAACGCCTCGGAACCAAAGAAATCAAGATGGTCTATGACATTGGCGGCGGTAAGCTGACCAAGAATATTCCTGTCCCAGTTTCCGAACGAGTCAAGTTTGCGATTACCGATGACGAGATTCTCAAACTCGCAGAATGGGCTTGCATTATTGAAGATCACTATTCAGAAGTACGCGGCAAGCTGTCACCGATGGATATTGAATGGGCAAAAGATGGACGCACAGGGGAATTGTTCATCGTGCAGGCAAGACCTGAAACCGTGCAGTCGCAAAAGTCAGGTAACATTCTCAGGAACTATAAATTGAAAGGTTCCAGTGATGTGCTGATTACAGGTCGCGCTGTGGGCGAGATGATCGGTCAAGGCAAGGCGAACGTGATTTTGGAAGTCCATAACATCGAAGATTTCCAAGCAGGGCAAGTCCTAGTCACCAACAAGACTGACCCCGACTGGGAACCAATCATGAAAAAGGCGAGTGCGATCGTCACTAACCAAGGTGGACGCACATGCCACGCTGCCATCATTGCGCGAGAAATGGGTATTCCTGCGATCGTCGGTTGCGGCAATGCCACAGGCGTTCTCAAGACTGGTCAAGAAGTCACGATTTCCTGTGCTGAAGGCGAAGAAGGCAAGGTTTACGAAGGTCTAGTTCCCTTTGAAGTTGTGGAAACCTCCCTCGATAATTTGCCTAAACTTTCTACCAAGATCTTGATGAATGTGGGCAATCCCGAAGAAGCTTTTGGTTTATCCTCCATTCCCTGCGATGGTGTTGGCTTAGCCCGTATGGAATTCATCATCGCCAACCACATCAAGGCACATCCCCTCGCCCTGATGAACTTCGACACCCTCGAAGACAAGGCGGCGAAATGGGAAATTTCGCAACTGACAGCACGCTATGAAAACAAAGCTGATTTCTTTGTAGACAAGCTGGCTCAAGGCATCGGCACGATCGCTGCTGCCTTTTATCCTAAACCTGTTGTCGTGCGGATGTCCGACTTCAAGAGCAATGAGTACGCCAATCTGCTCGGTGGTCGTGCCTTTGAACCTACCGAAGAAAATCCGATGATCGGCTGGCGTGGTGCATCCCGCTACTACGACCCTAAATATCGCGAAGCCTATGGCTTGGAATGTCAAGCTCTGAAGCGCGTCCGCGATGACATGGGCTTAACCAACGTGATTCCAATGATTCCTTTCTGTCGTACTCCTGAAGAAGGTCGCAAGGTACTTGTGGAAATGGAAAAACACGGCTTGAAGCGTGGCGAAAATGGTTTGGAAGTCTATGTGATGTGCGAAATCCCTAGTAACGTGATCTTGGCGGATGAGTTCTCACAAGTCTTTGATGGCTTCTCGATTGGTTCCAATGACCTCACCCAGTTGACCCTCGGCTTAGATCGTGACTCTTCCCTCGTTGCCCATATCTTTGATGAGCGCAATGAAGCAGTTAAATCAATGGTTCGCACGGTCATTCAAAAGGCTAAGGCAAACCACCGCAAGATCGGCATTTGTGGTCAAGCCCCTAGCGATTATCCCGAATTTGCTAAGTTCCTCGTCGAGCAAGGCATTGATTCGATCAGTCTCAACCCAGATTCTGTCTTGAAGACAATGCTCGAACTCGCGAAAATGTAA
- a CDS encoding HAD family hydrolase, which produces MPLLPINQSDLSVIRLIASDVDGTLTENGKFNPDFIATLHRLRNAGLKLLLVTGRSAGWV; this is translated from the coding sequence ATGCCTTTACTTCCCATCAATCAAAGTGATTTGTCTGTCATTCGCTTGATTGCGTCAGATGTAGATGGCACTCTAACTGAAAATGGTAAATTCAACCCCGATTTTATTGCTACGCTCCATCGCTTAAGAAATGCAGGACTTAAACTGCTGCTAGTGACAGGACGCTCTGCGGGTTGGGTTTAG
- a CDS encoding ABC exporter membrane fusion protein, with protein MQVDEQSGKQSETAIEVGNIENPPTASPQSTQPNTMKNVLAPKRSNKFLIPAIALALALLGVSIWLVLGRSNNPSPSPSTSTTNATNKEQSRAISALGRLEPQGEVIKVASPSALGTSRIVKLLVKEGDTVKQGQVIAVLDSYDRSVAALLQAQSQAQESERNLAKVRAGAKSGDIIAQEGNVLSAAANIKVLEANATRIRSELEIAGRDYNRFLQVYKEGAISQTVLDTYRLKVETLQGQFTQAEQQIQQAQFQLRQSQGLLNSVREVRPTDVQFAEAQLQTAIVNVKKAEVDLDLSQVRAPIDGQVLKINSKTGEVVSQTNGVMDLGNTKQMYVVAEIYETDIGKIKVGQKAIIQSEAFDGEITGKVDSIGLRIAKNDVLGTDPAAKTDARIIEIKIKLDDSQKVSGLTNLQVRVKVEV; from the coding sequence ATGCAGGTAGATGAACAATCAGGAAAACAATCAGAAACAGCCATAGAGGTGGGTAATATTGAGAATCCGCCAACTGCATCTCCCCAAAGTACTCAACCTAACACTATGAAAAATGTCCTAGCCCCAAAACGATCCAACAAATTCTTAATCCCTGCGATCGCACTGGCTTTAGCACTACTAGGCGTGAGTATTTGGCTTGTACTGGGGCGCTCTAATAACCCATCACCATCACCATCTACATCTACCACTAATGCTACTAACAAAGAGCAGTCCAGAGCTATTAGTGCCTTAGGTCGATTGGAACCACAGGGTGAAGTGATCAAAGTTGCTTCACCCTCAGCTCTCGGCACATCTCGCATTGTGAAATTGCTGGTCAAGGAAGGCGATACTGTTAAACAAGGTCAGGTAATTGCAGTTCTAGATAGTTACGATCGCTCAGTTGCTGCCTTACTCCAAGCTCAAAGTCAAGCCCAAGAGAGCGAGCGTAATCTTGCCAAAGTTCGTGCTGGAGCAAAAAGTGGTGACATCATCGCTCAAGAAGGAAATGTGCTATCTGCCGCCGCAAATATTAAAGTCCTTGAGGCTAATGCTACAAGAATTCGCTCCGAATTAGAAATTGCAGGTAGAGATTACAATCGTTTCCTTCAGGTTTATAAAGAGGGAGCTATTTCTCAAACTGTGCTGGATACCTACCGACTCAAGGTTGAAACTTTGCAAGGACAGTTTACTCAAGCAGAGCAGCAAATTCAGCAAGCTCAATTCCAATTGAGGCAATCTCAAGGTTTGTTAAATAGCGTGAGAGAAGTCCGCCCCACGGATGTGCAGTTTGCCGAAGCTCAATTACAAACGGCGATCGTAAATGTTAAAAAAGCCGAAGTTGATCTTGATTTGTCTCAAGTTCGCGCTCCAATTGATGGACAAGTTCTCAAAATTAATTCTAAAACTGGAGAAGTTGTCAGTCAGACGAATGGAGTAATGGATCTTGGCAACACAAAACAGATGTATGTGGTTGCCGAAATCTATGAAACTGACATCGGCAAAATTAAAGTTGGACAGAAAGCGATCATTCAGAGTGAAGCCTTTGATGGAGAAATTACAGGCAAGGTGGATAGTATTGGTTTGCGGATTGCCAAAAATGATGTTCTTGGTACTGATCCTGCGGCTAAGACCGATGCACGCATTATTGAAATCAAAATCAAGCTTGATGATAGTCAAAAAGTTTCAGGGCTTACCAATTTACAAGTTAGAGTCAAAGTTGAAGTTTAA
- a CDS encoding type II toxin-antitoxin system RelE family toxin produces the protein MNVNYLPSFLKELKALRSTPYFKPINNLVFEEIPKLAGLADIKNVKKLQGYENAYRIKVGDYRIGVIFEDETVTFYRVLHRKEIYRYFP, from the coding sequence ATGAATGTTAATTATCTTCCCAGCTTTCTTAAAGAACTTAAAGCGCTCAGAAGTACACCTTACTTCAAACCCATAAACAACCTTGTATTTGAGGAGATTCCCAAACTTGCTGGGTTGGCAGATATCAAAAATGTCAAAAAACTACAGGGCTATGAAAATGCGTATCGAATCAAAGTAGGAGATTATCGAATTGGAGTGATCTTTGAAGACGAAACCGTTACATTTTATAGGGTATTGCATCGCAAAGAAATTTATCGCTATTTCCCATAA